Proteins encoded within one genomic window of Haematospirillum jordaniae:
- a CDS encoding protein kinase family protein translates to MPSGGDTAEAVVLRDRFTIDPSMPLPDLNMPHADAYHAEDRRGSGKPVYALVCRTDLPVRIGAMRALKGVQSPGLLQLLEWGTVEWPALGRKVMVVVYDRPSGGRVLPAPGQRFDPISEVNFVKKVFRPLYHALNEISQHGVTHRAIRLDNMYWFDKEKERLVLGDCTTSPPGYDNPPAYEPVEYAMCIPEGRGSGTLKEDMYALGITCIGLMNGRDYVSQLPDVDVVLSKLAHSTYANYAGEGRVPMNFLEIIKGLVADEQRDRWGLESVDMWLNGRRLTPIQPQPARRSQRPFKFEGKDYTSARELANAMAMNWDAASAPILDGRLEIWLRRGLEVTELADAVALAIRMSQAVQIEARQVNDLTIARVLMLMDPRAPVRYRDIHVHPEGLGNALAVTIMQKKALRPYVEIIGRELVKYWVEAQGYHDAELGHFESQAKEHAGNLSTTMMGYGIERCAYEMSDTLHCLSPLVEAEYVSEIRELLPALDRVSSKVDPKTQVVDRHIAAYIAVKWQRDTKVQFRAMAEPDVYRATLGMVSLLAVLQWRLGPPALHGLCGWIGGQLGPIINSYHSRIRRKDLEEEIPNLVRKGSLPELYNTLDNQEERQKDAEGFAWARAEYSSAEQKIRSFEQGNLVRDERGYARGQQMGALLSVAVALLTVTTLVFLRMI, encoded by the coding sequence ATGCCAAGCGGGGGTGATACAGCCGAGGCTGTCGTTCTGCGGGATCGTTTTACAATTGATCCCTCTATGCCCCTGCCAGATCTCAATATGCCTCATGCCGATGCATACCATGCCGAAGATCGCCGAGGATCCGGCAAGCCGGTCTATGCTCTTGTGTGCCGTACGGATCTTCCTGTGCGTATCGGAGCTATGCGTGCCCTGAAAGGGGTCCAATCTCCTGGGCTTTTACAATTACTCGAATGGGGTACGGTAGAATGGCCTGCCTTGGGGCGCAAGGTGATGGTTGTTGTCTACGATCGCCCTTCTGGTGGTCGGGTTCTGCCAGCTCCCGGTCAGCGGTTCGATCCGATATCAGAGGTTAATTTTGTCAAGAAAGTCTTTCGTCCACTTTATCATGCCTTGAATGAAATATCCCAGCATGGGGTGACGCACCGGGCTATCCGTCTTGACAATATGTATTGGTTTGACAAGGAGAAAGAGCGTCTGGTTCTGGGTGACTGCACAACGTCCCCACCGGGATACGATAATCCGCCAGCTTATGAGCCCGTTGAATACGCTATGTGTATACCGGAGGGGAGAGGAAGCGGAACCCTGAAGGAAGATATGTATGCGTTGGGTATCACGTGCATTGGCCTGATGAATGGGCGTGATTACGTTTCCCAGCTGCCGGATGTTGATGTTGTCCTGTCAAAATTGGCGCATTCAACATATGCCAATTATGCGGGCGAGGGGCGTGTGCCCATGAATTTCCTGGAAATTATAAAAGGCCTTGTTGCTGATGAGCAACGGGATCGCTGGGGCTTGGAGAGTGTGGACATGTGGCTGAACGGCCGACGTCTTACCCCTATACAGCCACAGCCGGCGCGGCGATCGCAAAGGCCTTTTAAATTTGAGGGAAAGGATTACACCTCAGCCAGAGAGCTGGCCAATGCCATGGCCATGAACTGGGATGCCGCTTCGGCCCCTATTCTGGATGGTCGTCTGGAAATATGGTTACGGCGTGGGCTGGAAGTCACAGAGCTCGCCGATGCTGTTGCATTGGCCATCCGGATGAGCCAAGCCGTCCAGATAGAGGCCCGTCAGGTTAATGATCTAACCATTGCACGCGTCTTGATGTTGATGGACCCCCGTGCGCCAGTGCGTTATCGGGATATCCATGTGCATCCCGAGGGACTTGGGAATGCGTTGGCTGTGACTATTATGCAAAAGAAAGCTTTGCGGCCTTATGTGGAAATTATTGGTCGGGAATTGGTGAAGTACTGGGTCGAGGCCCAAGGGTATCATGATGCAGAGCTAGGGCATTTTGAAAGTCAGGCGAAAGAGCATGCCGGTAATCTGAGTACAACAATGATGGGGTATGGTATAGAGCGGTGCGCCTATGAAATGAGCGATACTCTCCATTGCCTTAGCCCCCTTGTAGAGGCGGAGTACGTGAGTGAGATCAGGGAGCTTCTTCCAGCTCTGGATCGTGTTTCATCCAAGGTTGATCCGAAGACGCAGGTTGTTGATCGCCACATAGCGGCATATATCGCGGTGAAGTGGCAGCGTGACACAAAGGTGCAGTTTCGTGCCATGGCGGAACCAGATGTATACAGGGCAACGTTGGGGATGGTCAGTCTTCTGGCTGTTCTGCAATGGCGCCTTGGTCCTCCTGCCTTACATGGGCTATGTGGCTGGATTGGTGGGCAGTTGGGACCCATTATAAACAGTTACCACAGCCGTATTCGCCGCAAGGATTTGGAGGAGGAAATCCCCAACTTGGTCCGCAAGGGGAGCTTACCAGAGCTTTATAATACCTTGGATAATCAGGAGGAGCGACAAAAGGATGCTGAGGGGTTTGCTTGGGCTAGGGCAGAGTACAGTTCCGCCGAGCAGAAAATCCGTAGTTTTGAGCAGGGAAATCTTGTCAGGGATGAAAGGGGCTATGCACGGGGGCAGCAAATGGGCGCTCTTTTGTCTGTTGCCGTTGCGCTTTTGACTGTCACGACGCTTGTTTTCTTGAGGATGATATAA
- a CDS encoding S41 family peptidase — protein MTKRTGEQLEQTYPMPVTMHCRSRTPSKLAWILGIVMVLTQISVTCYASPVSLEGQPPVEGHDQEDMVRVISYGLDVIAARSLEPAEINTIAQDGLHGVIAMDHDLKLRAENNWLHLHQKDTPIGAFAMPTQKDPTAWGHLVVNVIAHAGQISPHIQMTKPEPLYRALFGAILSHLDPFSRYASPEEAAEQRANRSGYGGIGMRYQIMGDHLLVLDVQPDTPAELSGLLKGDQITRIGNTDLSDIKGNQEHIARYIRGLVRSPVRLKVERNGLSRDINIKPGLAAVQTVDAQLAEDAVPIIHIRYFSQDTAEKLAGFIHEAKRKNKGLLKGLILDLRGNPGGLLDQAVECAGLFVSSGRLLSTLGRHPESVQRYSTDGRDIMDGRPIVVLLDERSASAAEILGAALQDKGRALVVGTSTYGKGTVQTIIRLPNNGELTLTWSRLHTPAGYSLNKLGVMPTLCTSTLRFGNIQPLQTLGGNIDATTAIAARWRTVGLTDREGRESLRSLCPPEGHGGRYGDILVAKDLIHNSALYKDITAAIMMPPPPLSYH, from the coding sequence ATGACCAAGCGCACCGGTGAACAGTTGGAACAGACTTACCCTATGCCAGTCACAATGCACTGTCGGTCGCGGACACCAAGCAAGCTGGCTTGGATTCTGGGAATAGTCATGGTGCTGACCCAGATCTCGGTGACCTGTTATGCATCACCTGTATCTTTGGAAGGTCAGCCCCCCGTCGAGGGGCATGACCAAGAAGACATGGTCCGGGTTATATCCTATGGCTTGGACGTGATTGCAGCACGCTCTCTAGAGCCAGCCGAGATCAATACGATAGCCCAAGATGGGCTCCATGGTGTCATCGCCATGGACCACGATCTGAAACTACGTGCCGAGAACAACTGGCTCCATCTGCACCAGAAAGATACACCGATCGGTGCATTTGCTATGCCCACGCAAAAAGACCCAACCGCATGGGGGCATCTTGTTGTCAACGTTATCGCGCATGCAGGGCAAATCTCTCCTCATATCCAGATGACAAAGCCAGAGCCTCTCTACCGAGCCTTGTTTGGTGCTATCCTTTCACATCTCGACCCATTCTCACGGTACGCCAGCCCGGAAGAAGCTGCTGAACAAAGAGCCAATCGCAGCGGCTATGGCGGCATTGGTATGCGCTATCAAATTATGGGTGATCATTTGCTGGTACTCGACGTCCAACCCGATACGCCAGCAGAATTATCTGGCCTCCTGAAAGGAGACCAGATTACAAGGATCGGGAACACAGACCTGTCGGATATAAAAGGAAATCAAGAACATATCGCTCGCTATATTCGTGGTCTTGTAAGGTCACCAGTACGCCTGAAAGTCGAAAGAAACGGCCTTAGCCGTGACATCAATATCAAACCGGGGCTGGCTGCCGTTCAAACCGTAGATGCCCAGCTTGCTGAAGACGCTGTTCCAATCATTCACATTCGCTACTTCAGTCAAGATACGGCCGAAAAGTTGGCGGGCTTTATCCATGAGGCTAAAAGGAAAAACAAAGGATTATTAAAAGGGCTAATCCTTGATTTACGCGGCAATCCAGGCGGCCTTCTGGATCAGGCGGTAGAATGTGCTGGGCTCTTTGTTTCTTCAGGACGTCTGCTCTCCACTCTTGGACGCCACCCTGAATCCGTACAACGCTATAGCACCGACGGCCGCGATATTATGGACGGGCGCCCCATCGTTGTTCTACTGGATGAAAGATCCGCATCGGCCGCAGAAATACTGGGTGCTGCACTGCAAGACAAGGGGAGAGCACTCGTTGTTGGCACATCAACATACGGGAAAGGCACAGTACAGACTATAATCCGCCTTCCCAACAATGGAGAGCTAACGCTGACATGGTCCCGGCTCCATACCCCTGCCGGATACTCCCTTAATAAACTTGGGGTTATGCCAACGCTGTGCACATCAACTCTTAGATTTGGCAATATCCAGCCATTACAAACTCTTGGCGGTAACATTGATGCCACTACCGCTATAGCGGCGCGCTGGCGTACGGTTGGCCTAACAGACCGTGAGGGACGAGAGTCTCTTCGGTCCCTGTGCCCTCCGGAAGGTCATGGTGGACGTTACGGCGATATTCTTGTTGCTAAAGACCTTATTCATAACAGTGCCTTATACAAGGATATAACGGCTGCAATCATGATGCCACCTCCACCCTTGTCTTATCACTGA
- the rnr gene encoding ribonuclease R codes for MAKKNPKHVPVPTRKDVLDFIQGNPGRISKRELARAFNLTAEQRPLLQQIIKGLEKEGQIQRRHKHRPQYPERLPQMVAIQITGTDSEGELVGRPLTWEQEGSPPRVFVTATRRGLPTVGVGDHVLCKLTPGRNGNYNGHVIQKLVETPARVLGILEAGVNGLLLRPTDRRDRQGYVIARGDAAGAHVGELVEAEILSGRRSGLRQAKVLDRLGSMNSPGAVSLIAIHAHGIPVEFPADALEQAAKAKKAPLGKRTDLRSVPLVTIDGEDARDFDDAVWAEPTEDGGWHALVAIADVSYYVRPGTPLDKTAYERGNSVYFPDRVVPMLPEALSNGWCSLRPNEERPCVAVHMWFDAKGKKIRHTFIRGLMKSKARLTYTQVQNAFDGIMDETTSPLDEDVLKPLYGCFKALRSHREHRGALEITIPERKILVDDTGAVTAIQPRIQSDSHRLVEELMVAANVCAAETLESLEAPCMYRVHDEPPMERLENLRTFLRTIGLNLATGALTPRNFNHILERVKDTAYEHLVHSVVLRSQSQAIYTPENRGHFGLGLRHYAHFTSPIRRYADLLVHRALISGLGLGTRNEYLPEEQAASFPQAGEHISSTERRAAQAERDVIDRYTAHFMASKVGARFAGRVASVNRFGLFVELDETGANGLIPISTLQDDFYHYDEGAHRLSGQSGRVSYTLGDRILVTLAKADPLTGSLIFEIVRQGRDSQHLQRDNTNTQTRRGPKPFKGNRRKVGSRQAPQDLQVAYPASSTKRKPGKRK; via the coding sequence TTGGCAAAGAAAAATCCAAAACATGTCCCTGTTCCCACCCGCAAGGATGTGCTCGACTTTATTCAGGGAAATCCGGGCCGGATCAGTAAACGCGAACTGGCTAGGGCCTTCAACCTGACGGCAGAGCAACGCCCTCTTCTACAACAAATTATCAAAGGGCTAGAGAAAGAGGGACAAATCCAGCGGCGCCACAAACACCGCCCCCAGTATCCGGAACGTCTGCCTCAGATGGTCGCAATTCAGATAACCGGGACGGATTCCGAGGGGGAACTGGTGGGGCGGCCTTTAACGTGGGAACAGGAAGGATCACCTCCCCGGGTTTTTGTCACGGCAACACGCCGCGGCCTGCCAACGGTCGGAGTCGGGGACCATGTGCTGTGCAAGCTGACACCGGGACGCAACGGAAATTACAACGGCCACGTCATCCAGAAGCTTGTTGAAACGCCCGCGCGGGTTCTGGGTATTCTGGAAGCCGGGGTTAATGGCTTGCTCTTGCGCCCCACAGATCGTCGGGACCGCCAAGGCTATGTGATTGCCAGAGGTGATGCTGCCGGAGCCCATGTGGGGGAGCTGGTTGAAGCGGAGATTCTCTCCGGACGGCGTTCCGGTCTGCGACAAGCGAAGGTTCTGGACAGGCTTGGCTCCATGAACAGCCCCGGGGCTGTCAGCCTGATTGCCATTCATGCCCATGGTATCCCCGTAGAATTCCCTGCAGATGCCTTGGAGCAAGCAGCCAAGGCCAAGAAAGCCCCCCTAGGAAAGCGTACAGATCTACGGTCTGTTCCTTTGGTAACGATTGACGGCGAAGACGCCCGGGACTTTGATGACGCGGTATGGGCAGAACCAACAGAGGATGGCGGATGGCATGCGCTGGTTGCCATTGCTGACGTGTCTTACTATGTGCGTCCCGGTACCCCCTTGGACAAGACAGCGTATGAACGCGGCAATTCGGTCTACTTTCCTGACCGAGTTGTTCCCATGCTGCCAGAGGCTCTCTCGAACGGATGGTGCTCACTCCGCCCGAATGAAGAGCGACCCTGCGTAGCAGTTCACATGTGGTTTGATGCCAAAGGCAAGAAAATCAGGCATACATTCATCCGTGGCTTGATGAAATCCAAGGCTCGTTTGACCTATACCCAAGTTCAGAATGCTTTCGATGGCATTATGGATGAAACAACGTCACCGCTTGACGAAGATGTCCTGAAGCCTCTGTACGGTTGCTTCAAGGCTCTTCGCTCCCACAGAGAACATCGCGGTGCCTTGGAGATCACGATCCCGGAGAGAAAGATCCTGGTCGATGATACCGGGGCTGTTACCGCAATCCAGCCACGCATCCAGAGTGACAGCCATCGCTTGGTTGAGGAGCTGATGGTTGCAGCCAATGTTTGTGCCGCAGAAACACTGGAATCGCTGGAAGCCCCCTGTATGTACAGGGTGCACGACGAGCCCCCGATGGAACGTCTAGAAAACCTGCGTACGTTTCTGCGTACAATTGGTCTGAATCTGGCGACCGGTGCCCTGACACCCCGCAACTTCAATCATATTTTGGAACGGGTCAAAGATACGGCCTATGAGCACCTGGTACACTCGGTCGTTCTACGCAGCCAGTCACAGGCTATCTATACGCCTGAAAACCGAGGGCATTTTGGCCTGGGCTTGCGTCATTATGCGCACTTTACCTCCCCCATTCGGCGCTATGCGGATCTTTTGGTACACAGGGCCCTGATATCAGGACTGGGGCTGGGAACACGGAACGAATATCTACCGGAAGAACAGGCTGCATCCTTTCCCCAGGCAGGTGAGCATATTTCGTCTACGGAGCGGCGTGCTGCACAGGCTGAACGTGATGTCATAGACCGGTATACGGCTCATTTCATGGCATCAAAGGTCGGGGCCCGCTTTGCAGGACGCGTTGCCAGCGTCAATCGTTTCGGCCTTTTTGTCGAGCTGGATGAAACAGGTGCCAACGGGCTGATACCAATATCCACACTGCAAGATGATTTTTACCATTACGACGAAGGAGCACATCGCCTGTCCGGGCAAAGCGGCAGAGTGTCGTACACGTTGGGCGATCGTATCTTGGTCACTCTTGCAAAAGCCGATCCTCTGACTGGCTCATTGATTTTTGAGATTGTCCGCCAAGGAAGAGACTCTCAGCACTTACAACGTGACAATACCAACACGCAAACGCGCCGGGGACCAAAACCTTTCAAAGGCAATCGGCGCAAGGTTGGGTCCAGACAAGCACCGCAGGATTTACAGGTTGCCTACCCCGCGTCGTCAACAAAAAGGAAACCAGGAAAGAGGAAATAG
- a CDS encoding DUF423 domain-containing protein, with translation MMVWASVNGFVAIVLAAWASHGAVIEGSYQSSLIMKASYYQLVHSAVIMWVAVLAERSILFRIAGLLFGSGQILFCGSLYLIAFLDLSAGYGAPLGGISFMAGWVMCAVASAKRGAQGGKMVEKVGEGAYRNAQADFDR, from the coding sequence ATGATGGTATGGGCTTCCGTTAATGGCTTCGTTGCCATTGTTCTTGCGGCTTGGGCAAGCCATGGAGCCGTTATCGAAGGTTCTTATCAAAGCAGCCTGATCATGAAAGCATCGTATTATCAGCTGGTTCATTCTGCTGTTATCATGTGGGTTGCCGTTCTGGCCGAAAGATCCATTCTTTTTCGTATTGCAGGCCTCCTCTTTGGATCAGGGCAGATTTTGTTTTGTGGCTCTCTCTATCTGATCGCGTTCTTGGATCTCTCTGCTGGTTATGGGGCGCCACTTGGTGGGATCAGCTTTATGGCAGGATGGGTGATGTGTGCTGTTGCGAGTGCCAAGCGTGGTGCTCAAGGTGGGAAAATGGTAGAGAAGGTGGGTGAGGGGGCATACCGGAATGCGCAAGCTGATTTTGATCGTTGA
- a CDS encoding response regulator, translating to MRKLILIVEDNELNMRLFNDLLQASGYETLQARDGRNVTDLVRRSQPDLILMDIQLPEISGMDIIRDLKKDLELRSIPVIAITAFAMSDDERRIRETGCDGYISKPIDVSGFLETVKRVLERPH from the coding sequence ATGCGCAAGCTGATTTTGATCGTTGAAGACAATGAACTGAATATGCGTCTTTTTAATGACCTTTTGCAGGCCAGTGGATACGAAACCTTGCAAGCGAGGGATGGACGTAATGTGACTGATTTGGTTCGCCGCAGTCAGCCTGATCTTATCCTTATGGATATTCAGCTACCGGAGATTTCCGGAATGGACATAATCCGCGATCTCAAGAAGGATCTCGAGTTACGCTCAATACCCGTCATTGCCATAACGGCCTTTGCCATGTCCGATGATGAGCGCAGGATCCGCGAAACCGGGTGCGATGGGTATATATCAAAGCCGATAGACGTTTCTGGTTTTTTGGAGACGGTAAAGCGTGTTCTGGAGAGGCCGCACTAA
- a CDS encoding adenylosuccinate synthase, with protein sequence MSNVVVIGSQWGDEGKGKVVDWLASRADVVVRFQGGHNAGHTLVVNGTSYKLSLLPSGVVRGTPSVIGNGVVIDPWALSREIGVLSGQGVTVTPDVLMIADNCALILPLHGHLDRAREEAAGKGKIGTTGRGIGPAYEDKVARRAIRVCDLADPDSLDMKIDRLLTHHNALLKGLGAKTLDAASIRAELEEIAPHILPYARPVWRELAAYRKMGKRILFEGAQGALLDVDHGTYPFVTSSNTLAGQAAVGSGMGPGGIGYVLGITKAYTTRVGEGPFPTELFDDKGERLGVRGHEFGTVTGRKRRCGWFDAVLVRQSVKLGGIDGIALTKLDVLDGFDTLKVCVAYRLDGKEIDYFPSSMSEQARVEPVFEEMEGWTQSTEGARSFAELPATAVKYVRRIEELIEAPVALLSTSPERDDTILMHDPFED encoded by the coding sequence ATGAGCAATGTGGTTGTTATCGGTTCCCAGTGGGGGGATGAGGGCAAAGGCAAGGTTGTTGACTGGCTTGCTTCCCGGGCCGATGTCGTGGTCAGGTTTCAGGGTGGGCACAACGCCGGTCACACGCTGGTTGTGAATGGGACGTCTTATAAGTTGAGTCTCTTGCCGTCCGGTGTTGTTCGCGGGACTCCATCCGTGATTGGTAACGGCGTTGTTATAGACCCGTGGGCGTTGTCCCGCGAAATTGGGGTTTTGTCTGGCCAAGGCGTTACGGTTACGCCCGATGTTCTGATGATTGCCGATAATTGCGCCCTTATTCTGCCATTGCACGGTCATCTGGATCGTGCGCGCGAAGAGGCTGCGGGCAAGGGGAAAATTGGAACCACCGGACGTGGTATTGGGCCTGCTTATGAAGACAAAGTGGCGCGCAGGGCAATACGGGTTTGCGATCTTGCTGATCCCGATTCTCTGGATATGAAGATTGATCGCCTGCTGACGCATCACAATGCCTTGTTGAAGGGGCTGGGGGCAAAGACCTTGGATGCAGCTTCGATCCGGGCAGAGCTGGAAGAGATCGCCCCACACATTCTGCCCTATGCGCGCCCTGTATGGCGCGAGCTGGCGGCTTATCGCAAGATGGGCAAGAGAATTTTATTCGAAGGTGCCCAAGGCGCTCTCCTTGACGTTGATCACGGAACGTACCCCTTTGTCACATCCTCAAACACGTTGGCCGGACAAGCTGCAGTCGGTTCTGGTATGGGGCCTGGCGGTATTGGTTATGTTCTCGGGATTACAAAGGCTTATACGACTCGTGTAGGTGAGGGGCCGTTCCCGACGGAGTTATTTGATGACAAAGGTGAACGTCTTGGCGTTCGTGGGCATGAGTTTGGTACAGTGACCGGGCGCAAGCGTCGTTGTGGTTGGTTTGATGCTGTTCTTGTGCGCCAGTCCGTGAAGCTTGGCGGGATTGATGGTATTGCACTGACCAAGCTTGATGTGCTTGATGGTTTTGATACCCTCAAGGTCTGTGTTGCTTATCGCCTTGATGGGAAAGAGATCGATTATTTCCCTTCATCCATGAGTGAACAGGCACGTGTTGAGCCTGTTTTTGAGGAGATGGAGGGATGGACCCAGAGCACGGAAGGCGCACGATCGTTTGCAGAGCTGCCCGCGACAGCTGTCAAGTATGTGCGGCGTATAGAGGAATTGATTGAAGCCCCTGTTGCGCTTCTTTCAACAAGCCCTGAGAGAGATGACACAATCCTGATGCACGATCCATTCGAGGATTAA
- the rpmG gene encoding 50S ribosomal protein L33: MAKPTTIQIKLESTADTGYFYIAKKNPRNITEKLQFRKYDPVVRKHVLFRETKMK; the protein is encoded by the coding sequence ATGGCGAAGCCGACCACTATTCAGATCAAGCTTGAGAGCACCGCAGATACCGGGTACTTCTACATTGCCAAGAAGAATCCTCGCAATATCACGGAAAAGCTTCAATTTCGCAAATACGATCCGGTTGTGCGGAAGCACGTCCTGTTTCGTGAAACGAAGATGAAGTAA